The Dethiosulfovibrio salsuginis genome has a window encoding:
- a CDS encoding glutaredoxin family protein, which translates to MTVKVYSTQGCVWCKKVKEYLTDKGVQFDVIDVGADREAAKKMVAETGQMGVPVIDVDGKYIVGFDKAALDEALGL; encoded by the coding sequence ATGACCGTAAAAGTATATTCGACCCAGGGCTGTGTATGGTGCAAAAAGGTTAAAGAATACCTTACAGACAAGGGAGTGCAGTTTGACGTCATCGACGTAGGTGCCGACCGTGAGGCGGCCAAGAAGATGGTCGCCGAGACCGGCCAGATGGGCGTTCCGGTTATCGACGTAGACGGCAAGTATATAGTAGGTTTCGACAAGGCCGCTCTTGATGAGGCATTAGGGCTCTAG